From Panthera tigris isolate Pti1 chromosome A3 unlocalized genomic scaffold, P.tigris_Pti1_mat1.1 chrA3_random_Un_scaffold_61, whole genome shotgun sequence, the proteins below share one genomic window:
- the LOC122236188 gene encoding catenin alpha-2-like produces MVYKIQWSSELKDPHCRNEMAAARGALKKNATMLYTASQALLRHPHVAATRANRDYVFKQVQEAIAGISNAAQATSPTDEAKGHTGIGELAAVLNEFDTPLGNASAGPMNDPHSAPAVSGGDDWLEKRIGNKAVIARDLKLEDLMEE; encoded by the exons ATGGTTTACAAAATTCAGTGGAGTTCG GAGCTGAAGGACCCTCACTGTCGGAATGAGATGGCAGCCGCCCGAGGGGCTCTAAAGAAGAATGCCACAATGCTGTACACAGCCTCCCAAGCGCTTCTCCGCCACCCACATGTTGCTGCCACCAGAGCCAACCGAGATTATGTGTTTAAACAAGTCCAGGAAGCCATTGCTGGCATCTCCAATGCTGCTCAAGCTACCTCGCCCACCGATGAAGCCAAAGGCCACACAGGCATCGGTGAGCTGGCTGCAGTCCTGAATGAGTTTGAT ACCCCTCTGGGTAATGCCTCTGCAGGACCCATGAATGACCCACAttctgcacctgctgtttctgGGG GAGATGACTGGCTAGAGAAGAGAATCGGGAACAAAGCAGTGATTGCTAGAGACCTAAAGCTGGAAGATCTAATGGAGGAATAA